A region of the Ischnura elegans chromosome 11, ioIscEleg1.1, whole genome shotgun sequence genome:
TTGATGGCTTCGTTTAGATGCTAGAGCTCAAACTCGGGTGCGTTACTTTTTTACGAGTAGTAAATGAATGCTCGGATAGAttcacgaaattagaacaggggctatttcctGGACATGCATTCGTGCATTAGCGAAATTGTGGTGTTTAcaggttaacatttttgattttgaatgcgTTTGCGCATCTTCCCGTGCGGCTAGATGTATGCTTATGTAAGCAATAAGCACGCCTTAACAGTATGAAACGAGCGTGCGTTACTGTGCCACAAACATCTCTTTGAAGCAAACGCGCGTAATTCGCATTGTGCACTTTCTTACAGCAAGTGCTGTTGGTCCCGTATATATTATCACAGAGTACATCTTACTCTATGATACtaccttttaaaatttattgatttgattCAGTTTCATCATATgccagcagtggcgtagccaggaatttcgttcgggggtggtccaaaatcagggggaaaatctttgaaaaacaaggtactaaataatgggttttaaactaattttaaccctttttataatcgaaaaacttcatttgttaaataaatatttttttttaattcacgatttttcaatattttgttttcttttatgaaggaaaataattgtgtttttatattttgggggggggagtCCGGAACCCCCCCTGGACATGCCACTGTATGCCAGTAATGCTTCAACGCATTGTATGCAATTTACCTACCATTACAAATTTGTGGTATTATGGCTAAGCTCTTCCTTCACAACAAGAATAATAAGCCTCTTCCTTTTGGTTGCCTATTGCAGATGCTGCGCCTGGGGAACGTGAGGAGCTATTCATCCAGAAGATCCGTCAGTGCTGCGTGCTGTTTGACTTTGTCTCCGACCCTCTTTCCGACCTGAAATGGAAGGAGGTGAAGCGGGCCGCCCTGCACGAAATGGTCGAGTTTGTCACCTCCCAAAGAGGAGTCATTACAGAAGCTATCTACCCAGAGGCTGTGAACATGGTAAGATGCGTTGTTCACTCACTCCCCCGTTTTGTaactaattttgaattttgttttgattGCTCAGCATCAATATAATCAGAATGCTCGTTTACAGCATTGCTTGAAGTAGTGAGAAATCATGACAAATGAAGAGAGCACTGAATTTGTGTTAAAATCGTTAGTGAATGAGTCAGGATTCGGTGGAAGTTTGTTCATCTTGTAGGTGACAGGATAAAATCGTCACGTGTCAAATTGAGAGTCATGGGTTTGAGTCTCACCTGGGAGGGGTGGGGGTGCTTATGCCCGTAGGATGTTTTTTTATTGTCTTCTGTCATTTGTTGATAATCTTGATGCATAGTTTCTCAATGTGCTTTTTTTGGTGGTAATAGTGataaataataaggaaaaaataataaaaagaattatataTGATTAGTATGTCTTGCGAAGTTCGGTCAAGAAGTAAGAttcaattttcaagataatatactattttggctttttttacaatataacatgaaataatcagccagaaacaaacaggtaaatataattaaaagtttaattaatcattaatggAAGTGGTTGATAAGAATATTAGAAGTTTTATACTGTAAAATGTATATGTAGTTTTAATTATCTGGGTGTGTCTTATATGTTTGTTGAAAATTGTTTTCTTCTTAAGGATTTGCTTACTCTTACCTGGAGCAgttgaaatattcattgaaacAACCGAAAGATTGGTATGGAGGCTTTTGTGGTTATTTAATTCTCTTTGGGTTTTTGCCGTGtgcagaaaaaaaagataaagagaATATGACAACTGATAGATTACAGCTTTTTTCATagagcaaatgaaaaatttaatggtATTATTCCCTCCTTCCCAGTTTGCTGTGAATTTATTCCGGACACTTCCCCCATCTAGTAATCCAAATGGTGCAGAATTTGATCCTGAGGAGGATGAGCCAACGTTAGAAGCTGCATGGccccacttacaattagtctatGACTTCTTCCTCAGGTTAGTTTatgttgttttgaatgtgaatgaaagttgtttaatttttctCAGCAGCATTTCTGGCAGATCTTGAACCATAGATATGTGAGGAAACCTAAAAGTTTAGTCAATGAAATATAATCTCTCatcatatattcttttattttgatttggtACTCAAGAAAAAATTTTGGCACattaggaaataatttaaattcgagGGAAccacctgaaaaaatatttactctttttattTTACCATGCACACTTATCTAATTGATTATTGTGAAAGTATTGCATGTATTCtgaaataatagttaataaaaatgaacttccTCTTCATCTTGTCACTCTATATGAGTTTGGATTTGTCGTAGATTAAACCTGacagtaaatataattattttttgtttgtttcacTTACAGATTTCTTGAGTCACATGATTTTCAGTCAAATATAGCAAAGAGATATATAGATCAAAAATTTGTTTTGCAGGTATGTATAAAGTGAAAGTGGTgaatattctatatttttaattatgtagCTCTTGTATTCATCTCTTTTTGTAAACTTAACATCAGATTTTTTTCTAGCGCATGAATCACATTTCATGTGCTCTTCTCCATGCTAATTGAAGAGCATtagtttttcttaaaaatttgttgaattttaatgttattgaaCAAATCAGATATTCTTATTCATCCCATGTGTATTAAGTGATCACTGCATGGTGTAAAATTCTTATTCAGGAATGTATGAAATGGTTGCATGATTTTTCTTGCTTCGGGGAATGTGGGAAATTGTCAATGGAAAGACTGGTATTTCACTGATttaccattaaaatatattttcatttagtaAAGCATGTTAGAGgttgttattattttcatatacCATCATCACAAGTTTTTAATGAGTTCATGTCATTTATTCTGAATTTGCTTTGCAGTTGTTAGAGCTCTTTGACTCGGAGGACCCCAGGGAAAGAGACTTTTTGAAGACCACTTTGCACAGAATCTATGGCAAGTTCCTTGGACTGCGTGCTTATATTCGCAAACAAatcaacaatatattttataGGTAAGGTGGTCTCTGCCCTATGAGGCATTGTTGTAGGGAGgaagattttattattaactggatgattttattcttttctgaAATTTAGTTATCAGAGTAACGTCTTCTCTCAATCAATAATTTCAGGTTTATCTATGAAACTGAGCACCACAATGGTATAGCGGAACTTCTTGAAATCTTGGGGAGGTTAGTACCTTTTTTTTAGTTGCATTTACCACAAGTTTTGAAGAGGACAGAAAAAGTATCCAGCCTGGCAATTTGTCTATACATGAAACTACTACTTTTCCTCTATTTGAAGATGTATTTTAGTGTAAAGTCTTGAAGgtgtaaaattttgatttttttcagtatcATCAATGGCTTTGCCTTACCCCTTAAAGAAGAGCACAAGGTATTTTTGCTCAAGGTGCTGTTACCTTTGCACAAAGTGAAGTCTTTATCAGTTTACCATCCACAGCTGGCTTATTGTGTTGTCCAGTTTCTTGAGAAGGATGCAGCCCTCACTGAGTCTGTGGTGCTAAGTTTACTCAAATACTGGCCAAAGACACATTCTCCTAAGGAGGTGAGActaaataatatagaaaatttgTTGTGTGGTAAATAAATAGTGTCTgacatttctatttttattaaacgTTGtccattttatgtatttcataaCTCAAAAAAGCCTCTATTTTGAATACAATCTCTTCTTTTAGGTTATGTTTCTTAATGAGCTTGAAGAAATTCTTGATGTAATTGAGCCTGCAGAGTTTAAAAAGGTTGCAGAGCCTCTTTTCAGACAACTGGCTAAATGTGTTTCAAGCCCCCACTTTCAGGTATGATGACACTTAATTTCCTGGAAATGGATCTTATGAATAGTTTTGAAGGAGTTTATTTTGCGATTAAGTTGGTACATcatgttttagataaaatttcttGAGATTCTGTTGCACTTTATGCACTAGAAAAATATTTGGAggttatttcatttacatttattgTCTATCCTTGAAATGGATAAATTGGTATTGCATGttccatttgaaaataaaataattcctacATTGTTTTTGCAGATGAGACATAGCATTTGAGAAAATTTCAGTGTTGATTCTGTTCATGCATTGTCTTTGATCTGATTTAAAAAGAATTAAGTCATGGCATTTTAAAGGAGTGTAATGAGATGGAAAATCATCTTTGTTCTATTGGAAACCCTTGGCAATTTGTATCAATTCCaagattttatattaaaaaatactatCAGAATTCTTTTATTTGCTATTATTGTAGgggaaatgaataaatttgatttgtTACCATTTCATTTTGATGCAGAGTGAAATGGCTTAAATTACTTTTTACGTctagtttatggaaaaatgtgTTGTGACTACTTTCAAGGTATTTACGGAGTTTTCATTACATTATCTGTTCATTgtattcatttacatttcgtAATGCattactaattatttattttcttttccaatcatGTGTGTTTAAAAATGCCTTGATATTTTGCAAAGATGGATTTGGGCTAATACAGGAATATTGAGCTATAATTCTCTTCAAATATTTCAGGTTGCTGAGAGAGCTTTATACTATTGGAATAATGAGTACATAATGTCGTTGATCAATGACAATGCTGCTACCATACTCCCAATAATGTTTCCTGCCTTGTATAGAAATTCAAAATCGCACTGGAACAAGTAAGTAATTTACTGGTTTCATATTGGTGAAgtcttcttgggttttccaccggttgagttCATTGTAGGCAGCCATGGAAATGGTTGTGAAACTAGCATAATAAgccgggaaagaacaagatc
Encoded here:
- the LOC124168482 gene encoding serine/threonine-protein phosphatase 2A 56 kDa regulatory subunit gamma isoform-like isoform X2 → MALGNMFRRKKSWNLDNVNKSSGVANANSTQSPPGAAPQLVPPPASTQSAAAGAQPGGGGPQALSPPSTSPSQPAAPLPPATVPGQQPPPKGGSNGGQSPTSVPPNVPPPTQINKIKYPGPLQNKKDKRQSSSRFNVSKNRELQKLPLLKDAAPGEREELFIQKIRQCCVLFDFVSDPLSDLKWKEVKRAALHEMVEFVTSQRGVITEAIYPEAVNMFAVNLFRTLPPSSNPNGAEFDPEEDEPTLEAAWPHLQLVYDFFLRFLESHDFQSNIAKRYIDQKFVLQLLELFDSEDPRERDFLKTTLHRIYGKFLGLRAYIRKQINNIFYRFIYETEHHNGIAELLEILGSIINGFALPLKEEHKVFLLKVLLPLHKVKSLSVYHPQLAYCVVQFLEKDAALTESVVLSLLKYWPKTHSPKEVMFLNELEEILDVIEPAEFKKVAEPLFRQLAKCVSSPHFQVAERALYYWNNEYIMSLINDNAATILPIMFPALYRNSKSHWNKTIHGLIYNALKLFMEMNQMLFDECSTQFKQERQKEKERLKDREESWQRIEKLASHNPNYTSQGNYSGLNMVSYQLRGGGDEPGPDDEMSYEMLEAEAREVRKAKNKEKPLLRRKSELPHDTYTLKALDDHKRHDEFLSTPPDVNKC
- the LOC124168482 gene encoding serine/threonine-protein phosphatase 2A 56 kDa regulatory subunit gamma isoform-like isoform X4; this encodes MVHHGEEGRLPASRAMFYRDGCGGLPKSPSFHSGLDLAAEDSPTPPPRSLPRSPEGSSAGGSLSGSSSGRSSAASSPPSSGADTACVVVGGKTVVVHRHLPSLLDAAPGEREELFIQKIRQCCVLFDFVSDPLSDLKWKEVKRAALHEMVEFVTSQRGVITEAIYPEAVNMFAVNLFRTLPPSSNPNGAEFDPEEDEPTLEAAWPHLQLVYDFFLRFLESHDFQSNIAKRYIDQKFVLQLLELFDSEDPRERDFLKTTLHRIYGKFLGLRAYIRKQINNIFYRFIYETEHHNGIAELLEILGSIINGFALPLKEEHKVFLLKVLLPLHKVKSLSVYHPQLAYCVVQFLEKDAALTESVVLSLLKYWPKTHSPKEVMFLNELEEILDVIEPAEFKKVAEPLFRQLAKCVSSPHFQVAERALYYWNNEYIMSLINDNAATILPIMFPALYRNSKSHWNKTIHGLIYNALKLFMEMNQMLFDECSTQFKQERQKEKERLKDREESWQRIEKLASHNPNYTSQGNYSGLNMVSYQLRGGGDEPGPDDEMSYEMLEAEAREVRKAKNKEKPLLRRKSELPHDTYTLKALDDHKRHDEFLSTPPDVNKC
- the LOC124168482 gene encoding serine/threonine-protein phosphatase 2A 56 kDa regulatory subunit gamma isoform-like isoform X1; translated protein: MPNKTKKDKEPAKGKPGNGKNGKDDSENIDEVNKSSGVANANSTQSPPGAAPQLVPPPASTQSAAAGAQPGGGGPQALSPPSTSPSQPAAPLPPATVPGQQPPPKGGSNGGQSPTSVPPNVPPPTQINKIKYPGPLQNKKDKRQSSSRFNVSKNRELQKLPLLKDAAPGEREELFIQKIRQCCVLFDFVSDPLSDLKWKEVKRAALHEMVEFVTSQRGVITEAIYPEAVNMFAVNLFRTLPPSSNPNGAEFDPEEDEPTLEAAWPHLQLVYDFFLRFLESHDFQSNIAKRYIDQKFVLQLLELFDSEDPRERDFLKTTLHRIYGKFLGLRAYIRKQINNIFYRFIYETEHHNGIAELLEILGSIINGFALPLKEEHKVFLLKVLLPLHKVKSLSVYHPQLAYCVVQFLEKDAALTESVVLSLLKYWPKTHSPKEVMFLNELEEILDVIEPAEFKKVAEPLFRQLAKCVSSPHFQVAERALYYWNNEYIMSLINDNAATILPIMFPALYRNSKSHWNKTIHGLIYNALKLFMEMNQMLFDECSTQFKQERQKEKERLKDREESWQRIEKLASHNPNYTSQGNYSGLNMVSYQLRGGGDEPGPDDEMSYEMLEAEAREVRKAKNKEKPLLRRKSELPHDTYTLKALDDHKRHDEFLSTPPDVNKC
- the LOC124168482 gene encoding serine/threonine-protein phosphatase 2A 56 kDa regulatory subunit gamma isoform-like isoform X3, which encodes MHVLSDIEVNKSSGVANANSTQSPPGAAPQLVPPPASTQSAAAGAQPGGGGPQALSPPSTSPSQPAAPLPPATVPGQQPPPKGGSNGGQSPTSVPPNVPPPTQINKIKYPGPLQNKKDKRQSSSRFNVSKNRELQKLPLLKDAAPGEREELFIQKIRQCCVLFDFVSDPLSDLKWKEVKRAALHEMVEFVTSQRGVITEAIYPEAVNMFAVNLFRTLPPSSNPNGAEFDPEEDEPTLEAAWPHLQLVYDFFLRFLESHDFQSNIAKRYIDQKFVLQLLELFDSEDPRERDFLKTTLHRIYGKFLGLRAYIRKQINNIFYRFIYETEHHNGIAELLEILGSIINGFALPLKEEHKVFLLKVLLPLHKVKSLSVYHPQLAYCVVQFLEKDAALTESVVLSLLKYWPKTHSPKEVMFLNELEEILDVIEPAEFKKVAEPLFRQLAKCVSSPHFQVAERALYYWNNEYIMSLINDNAATILPIMFPALYRNSKSHWNKTIHGLIYNALKLFMEMNQMLFDECSTQFKQERQKEKERLKDREESWQRIEKLASHNPNYTSQGNYSGLNMVSYQLRGGGDEPGPDDEMSYEMLEAEAREVRKAKNKEKPLLRRKSELPHDTYTLKALDDHKRHDEFLSTPPDVNKC